The following nucleotide sequence is from Clostridia bacterium.
TTATGATGCTTCGCCAGGGAAACCTGGAGCAGAAGAAGCGCTGGGCCTTGGAGCTGGCCGGACTCCGGGCTGACCAGGGTTAGATGGCGGCAACGGGAGACCAGATAGCCGACAAAGGGCTGGGTGCGCATGTGAGTGCTTGTGAAACCTAATCGTTCTTAGAGACGGAGAATCTAGGTAGTGGGGCGGTTGCCGTCGGCCATTGCCGCATCCCAGGTCTTTCGCTCTTCAAGCTCCTCCTGCCAGGCTTGGGGATTGTTTCTTACTTCCGCGAAAGCCCGGTTGGCCTCCTCCAGGAAGAGCTTGCACCGGTTTCCTCCAGTGCCTTGTCAACAATCTCCTGCATCGTTTCTCCGCGCCGTTCGGAGAGGTCTTTCGGGGTGCGCCATGCCGCTTTGCTCACCCCAACTATGGTCAACTTGTCACCTGACTGCAAATCTTACATTTTAAGCTTACGCAAGAACAAGCCTGTTTGCAGCCTTGGCTTCCTTTCTTTCCTGCAAGAGGCCTGCTTAAGAGGCTGGCGAAGAATGCGGTTGCGAGCCCGGACGGACTTCAGCCGTGGCGATGGGGCCGCTCCTGCCTCTTGTAGCACACGGCTACAGGGAATATATTATCACCAGGTAAAACAAAACAAGGAGGTAAAACCATGTTGCGGGTTACGATTTCAGAAAAGGGTCAAATCGTTATCCCGGTCGCCCTCCGGAAGCGCTACGGGCTGTCTCCTGGCGACAAATTGGCTGTGGAAGATAAGAACTGCGAGATTGTGCTCCGCCCCCTGCCGCGTCATCCGTTGCTTAACCTGAGGGGCAAATACAAAGCAGCCGGAAACGACTCCTTAACTGCCGAATTGCTTTGCCAGCGGCAGGCAGAAAGAGCCCTGGAGAAGGAGAGGTCATGAGTCAGCCAAGTTACGTCCTTGATACCTATGCGCTCTTGGCTCTGGTCGAAGATGAACCTGGCGCCGAAACTGTAGCCGGCATCCTGGCCGAGCCTCAAAATATAGGGAAAGTCCTGATAAGCATGATGAACCTGGGCGAAGCCTACTATATTCTCCTACGGCGGAGGGGCAGGGCCGCTGCCGATGAGCTTGTCGAAGAAGCGTTTGCCGACGAAGCTCTGACTGTAGTTGACCTCCCCTGGGAACGCGTGAGGAGGGCGGCGGAGATCAAGTCAGAAGGCGGCTTGTCCTATGCGGATTCGTTTGTCCTGGCGCTGGCGGCCGAGGTGCGGGGACCGATCGTGACCGGCGACCTGGAAATTAGAACTGTGGCTTCCCGGATGGGAATCGCTGTAATCTGGATTGGTCCTGGCGATTGAGGGTTTAGCGAATTCGCCTCCCCGGTCGTAGAGCCCAGGATCCGCGGTGGCGGGATGGTCCCATATGCCAGTGATTCAGGTCGCCGGAAACGGACGTTGACGGTGACAGCAAAGAAACGCCTAGAGTATCACCATCTGCACGAGCAGAGAATGGCGCCAGGGCAGGTGACTGCTTGACAGTTCGAAAACGTTGGATTACTATCAACAATATAAGCCTAGATGGTCTAGGTATTGGTATTATCACTGGCAGCTAGCGCTTGATGTGCGGGAAACTAAACGTCGTGAGAAGATAAAAAGCTGAGGAGGCTATTTAAAATGGCCAGGAGAAAACTGGAAATCGAATTGCTTTATCTGGATCTAGACGTCTGTCAAAGGTGCCAGGGAACGGACAGGAACATGGAAGAAGCCATAGCTGAGGTTTCCCAGATCCTCGAGGCCACAGGTACAGAGATAGAAGTAAAGAAAACTCACGTTGAGACCGAGGAACAGGCCCGGCAACTGGGTTTTATCAGTTCCCCCACCATCCGCATTAACGGTCGAGATATCCAGCTTGA
It contains:
- a CDS encoding AbrB/MazE/SpoVT family DNA-binding domain-containing protein produces the protein MLRVTISEKGQIVIPVALRKRYGLSPGDKLAVEDKNCEIVLRPLPRHPLLNLRGKYKAAGNDSLTAELLCQRQAERALEKERS
- a CDS encoding type II toxin-antitoxin system VapC family toxin; translation: MSQPSYVLDTYALLALVEDEPGAETVAGILAEPQNIGKVLISMMNLGEAYYILLRRRGRAAADELVEEAFADEALTVVDLPWERVRRAAEIKSEGGLSYADSFVLALAAEVRGPIVTGDLEIRTVASRMGIAVIWIGPGD